The Lachnospiraceae bacterium KM106-2 nucleotide sequence CTGCCATCTGGACAAACACAAGCGATCGCACATACAAATCTCGCACTTCTTTCATTCCCTTTAGCATCTTTCAATAATTCGATAATATGATTATTCTTAACTGTATATGGTGTATCCTCTCCCATATATCTTGCTGAATAGATTCCAGGAGCCTTATCAAGATAATCGACTTCCAGACCAGAATCATCTGCTAAAACAATCTCTCCAGTCAGTTCCATTAACGTTCTTGCCTTTATTAACGCATTTTCTTCAAATGTCTGACCATTTTCATCAATATCGACATCAAGATTTAAGTCTTTAATTGATAAAACTTCATAATCGAGATCGGCAAGGATCATCTTAACTTCCTTCAATTTTCCTTGATTTCCTGTCGCAAATACTATTTTCTTCATTTTTCTGGCTCCTTTTCCTATTGTATTGACTTTCTTACTGCTTTACCCAACTCTTTTGCAAGCTTGTCCTGATACTGCTTATTGATTAAATAATTAAGATCTGAGTTATTTGATATAAATGCAGTCTCTAAAAGTACCGTTGGAACAACTGCGTGGCCGACAACATAATACTTTTGTCCACTGTAAGTTCCTATGTTCTTCCTATTTAAGGCTTTCTGTGTAGATTCTAATAATAATTCTGCGATCTTTTTAGAATTACTGGTATTATGTCCTGTCTGCTCTGCATAAAATGCAGCGCTTCCATTCGGAGATTCCTTTCCTACACTATTACAATGAATACTTAAGAATAAATCTGCATCGATCATATTTGCTAAAGTTACTCTTTGATCGAGGGAGATCTTTTTATCATTCACTCTTGTGAAGTAAACCTTCACTCCTTCTTTTTCTAGATAGCCGCCCAGTTTTTTCACGATTGCAAGATTAATATCCTTCTCATAATGTTTCTTATCTTGCGAAAGAGCTCCACAATCAGATCCACCATGACCGGCATCTAAGACTATGATCTTATTATACTTCTTTTTTGGCGGTTGGAACTGTAGCACTAGACTATCATCTTCCCAACGATACGATACCTCATATACCGATTTCATTTCAAACTGCAGGATATACTTAACATCGGATGAATCCTTATTAGCCAACTTCAGCTTTTGTAGTGTCTGTGGCAAAAACTGATCTTCAAGGGACCTCTTCTTAATCTCACACGCCTGCTTTAACTCAAGACTTACTTTATATGTTTGATTCAGATGGTCCTGATCAATCTTGACTTTCTCGGTCATTTTTTGTTCAATGGGTACTTTAATTGTTAGTTCTCTCTTTGCCACATAACTATTATTATTAAGTTGTTCTACCTCTAGATTCTCTTCTATAGAAGAATTAGCTGCCGCGTTTAAAGAAAGACTCCCCATTCTTATACACACGCATGCAATACATCCAATACAAATAATAAAACAAATTATCTTTCGTATCTTCATTTTTATACTCCCCTACACACTATCTCTTTGGTGGTCTAGGGCCCATAAATTGATAGAAATATGACTTAATCATACCATTATAGATCTTACGGTTCTTATCAGCTTTTCTTCCAATGTATTTCTGAGCATCTTCATAAGAAGTAATAATATAGTAAGACCAAGCATCTAAGCTACTAAATGCCTGTCCAATCTCGCGATATAAAGCTGGTAATGCTTCTTTTTCCTCAAGACGTTCACCGTAAGGAGGATTTGTGATAATGAATCCGTACTTCTTAGGATGGCTTAATTCTGCCACTGGTCTCTGTTGAAAATGAATAAATTGATCTACTCCTGCCATTTTTGCATTCTCTCTAGCAGCTTTTAATACCTCTGGATCGATATCATATCCCTGAATATTCATTTCGAAGTCTGTTTTAATTAAAGAGTTCGCTTCTTCAATTGCTTCATACCAGCTCTTCTTTGGAATCAGATTTGTCCAATTTTCTGCAATGAACTCTCTGTCCATACCTGGTGCAATATTAGCTCCGATCATGGCTGCCTCAATTGGAATCGTACCACAACCACAGAAAGGATCCACTAATATTCTATCTTTATTCCATGGTGTAAGCATGATCAACCCAGCTGCTAATGTTTCAGAGATAGGTGCCTTACTTACTAATTTACGATATCCACGTTTATGCAATGAATTTCCTGAAGTATCAATCCCGATTACAACTTCATCTTTCATGAGAGTAACACGTACAGGAAATTCATTACCTGTTTCTTCAAACCAACTAATGTTATATTTAGATTTTAAACGTTCTACCATAGCCTTTTTGATGATAGATTGAATATCCGATGGGCTAAATAATTTACTTTTAATACTTGCAGCTTTTGCAACCCAGAACTTTCCGTCCTTTGGAATAAATTCTTCCCATGGTAATGCCTTTGTATTTTCAAATAACTCATCAAAGGTTTCAGCCTTAAACTTTCCTACCTTTAGTAATACACGCTCAGCTGTTCTTAAGAAGATATTTGCCCTGCAAATTGCTCCAATATCACCGGAAAAAGTGACTTTTCCATCCTCAACCGCTACAATTTCATATCCTAAATCTAAGATTTCTCTCTTTAAAACCGCTTCCATACCAAAATGACATGGAACAATATACTCAAATTTCTTCATTTTTTTCTCCTAACTAAATGTTTACCTATAGTTCATTTGCTCATAATTGTTATATTATAGTACTTTAACGGGAACGTCAATAACTATTCCCGATCATAAACAAGTTCTCCACGATATGCATGCAAACCCCCATAAATATTTATGATATGCATTGGATAATTACAGTACTGTCTTGCTGCTAACAAGCTCATATTTCCTCGCTCACAATAAAAAACAATTGTATTATAGTTC carries:
- a CDS encoding nucleoside 5-triphosphatase RdgB, with amino-acid sequence MKKIVFATGNQGKLKEVKMILADLDYEVLSIKDLNLDVDIDENGQTFEENALIKARTLMELTGEIVLADDSGLEVDYLDKAPGIYSARYMGEDTPYTVKNNHIIELLKDAKGNERSARFVCAIACVCPDGREMTTRGTIEGLIGYEEKGENGFGYDPIFFVPEFECSSAELSLEQKNKISHRGKALREMKERLRSL
- a CDS encoding N-acetylmuramoyl-L-alanine amidase, with protein sequence MKIRKIICFIICIGCIACVCIRMGSLSLNAAANSSIEENLEVEQLNNNSYVAKRELTIKVPIEQKMTEKVKIDQDHLNQTYKVSLELKQACEIKKRSLEDQFLPQTLQKLKLANKDSSDVKYILQFEMKSVYEVSYRWEDDSLVLQFQPPKKKYNKIIVLDAGHGGSDCGALSQDKKHYEKDINLAIVKKLGGYLEKEGVKVYFTRVNDKKISLDQRVTLANMIDADLFLSIHCNSVGKESPNGSAAFYAEQTGHNTSNSKKIAELLLESTQKALNRKNIGTYSGQKYYVVGHAVVPTVLLETAFISNNSDLNYLINKQYQDKLAKELGKAVRKSIQ
- a CDS encoding predicted N6-adenine-specific DNA methylase, with protein sequence MKKFEYIVPCHFGMEAVLKREILDLGYEIVAVEDGKVTFSGDIGAICRANIFLRTAERVLLKVGKFKAETFDELFENTKALPWEEFIPKDGKFWVAKAASIKSKLFSPSDIQSIIKKAMVERLKSKYNISWFEETGNEFPVRVTLMKDEVVIGIDTSGNSLHKRGYRKLVSKAPISETLAAGLIMLTPWNKDRILVDPFCGCGTIPIEAAMIGANIAPGMDREFIAENWTNLIPKKSWYEAIEEANSLIKTDFEMNIQGYDIDPEVLKAARENAKMAGVDQFIHFQQRPVAELSHPKKYGFIITNPPYGERLEEKEALPALYREIGQAFSSLDAWSYYIITSYEDAQKYIGRKADKNRKIYNGMIKSYFYQFMGPRPPKR